A single genomic interval of Cupriavidus sp. MP-37 harbors:
- the nuoF gene encoding NADH-quinone oxidoreductase subunit NuoF, with the protein MTCLHDRHIQPLILAGLDGNNWHLEDYVKRGGYQQLKRILTEKIPPEQVIADVKASGLRGRGGAGFPTGLKWSFMPRTFPGQKYLVCNTDEGEPGTFKDRDIIRYNPHALIEGMAIGAYAMGITVGYNYIHGEIWNEYKIFEQALEEARAAGFLGDNILGSGFSFQLHAHHGYGAYICGEETALLESLEGKKGQPRFKPPFPASFGLYGKPTTINNTETFAAVPFLLAVGPENYLKMGKPNNGGTKIFSISGDVERPGNYEIPLGTPFAKLLELAGGMRGGKRIKAVIPGGSSAPVVPGDLMMASDMDYDSIAKAGSMLGSGAVIVMDETRCMVRSLLRLSYFYFEESCGQCTPCREGTGWLYRMVNRIEHGEGRQEDLDLLNNVAENIMGRTICALGDAAAMPVRGMLKHYWKEFEYHVEHKQCMVPAYI; encoded by the coding sequence ATGACCTGTCTGCACGACCGCCATATCCAGCCGCTGATCCTGGCCGGCCTGGACGGCAACAACTGGCACCTGGAAGACTACGTCAAGCGCGGCGGCTACCAGCAGCTGAAGCGCATCCTGACCGAGAAGATTCCGCCCGAGCAGGTGATCGCCGACGTCAAGGCCTCGGGCCTGCGCGGCCGCGGCGGTGCGGGCTTCCCGACCGGCCTGAAGTGGAGCTTCATGCCGCGCACCTTCCCGGGTCAGAAATACCTGGTCTGCAACACCGACGAGGGCGAGCCCGGCACGTTCAAGGACCGCGACATCATCCGCTACAACCCGCATGCGCTGATCGAGGGCATGGCCATCGGCGCGTATGCGATGGGCATCACCGTGGGCTACAACTACATCCACGGCGAGATCTGGAACGAATACAAGATCTTCGAGCAGGCACTGGAAGAAGCGCGCGCCGCCGGCTTCCTGGGCGACAACATCCTGGGCTCGGGCTTCAGCTTCCAGCTGCACGCCCACCACGGCTACGGCGCCTATATCTGCGGCGAGGAAACCGCGCTGCTCGAATCGCTGGAAGGCAAGAAGGGCCAGCCGCGCTTCAAGCCGCCGTTCCCGGCCAGCTTCGGCCTGTACGGCAAGCCCACCACCATCAACAACACCGAGACCTTCGCCGCGGTGCCGTTCCTGCTGGCGGTCGGCCCCGAGAACTACCTGAAGATGGGCAAGCCGAACAACGGCGGCACCAAGATCTTCTCGATCTCGGGCGACGTCGAGCGTCCCGGCAACTACGAGATCCCGCTGGGCACGCCGTTCGCCAAGCTGCTGGAACTGGCCGGCGGCATGCGCGGCGGCAAGCGCATCAAGGCGGTGATCCCGGGCGGCTCGTCGGCGCCGGTGGTGCCGGGCGACCTGATGATGGCGTCCGACATGGACTACGACTCGATCGCCAAGGCCGGCTCGATGCTGGGCTCGGGCGCGGTGATCGTGATGGACGAGACGCGCTGCATGGTCCGCTCGCTGCTGCGCCTGTCGTACTTCTACTTTGAGGAATCGTGCGGCCAGTGCACGCCGTGCCGCGAAGGCACCGGCTGGCTGTACCGCATGGTCAATCGCATCGAACACGGAGAAGGGCGCCAGGAAGACCTGGACCTGCTCAACAACGTCGCGGAAAACATCATGGGCCGCACCATCTGCGCGCTCGGCGATGCCGCGGCGATGCCGGTCCGCGGCATGCTCAAGCACTACTGGAAAGAGTTCGAATATCACGTCGAACACAAGCAGTGCATGGTTCCGGCCTACATCTAA
- the nuoE gene encoding NADH-quinone oxidoreductase subunit NuoE — protein MLSAEALKEIDRAIAKYPADQKQSAVMAALAVAQGEVGWVSPEVMQFVANYLEMPPVWVEEVATFYNMYDTKPVGKYKLTVCTNLPCALSGGERAGDYLKRKLGIDYNETTADGCFTLKEGECMGACGDAPVMIVNNTRMCSWMSDDKLDALVEELKAEAAKGGK, from the coding sequence ATGCTATCAGCAGAAGCTCTCAAGGAAATCGATCGCGCGATCGCGAAGTATCCGGCCGACCAGAAGCAGTCGGCCGTGATGGCGGCGCTTGCCGTGGCGCAGGGCGAGGTGGGCTGGGTTTCCCCCGAAGTCATGCAGTTCGTCGCCAACTACCTCGAGATGCCGCCCGTGTGGGTGGAAGAGGTGGCGACCTTCTACAACATGTACGACACCAAGCCGGTGGGCAAGTACAAGCTCACCGTGTGCACCAACCTGCCGTGCGCCCTGTCGGGCGGCGAGCGGGCTGGCGATTACCTGAAGCGCAAGCTCGGCATCGACTACAACGAAACCACCGCGGACGGCTGCTTCACGCTGAAGGAAGGCGAGTGCATGGGCGCCTGCGGCGACGCCCCGGTGATGATCGTCAACAACACCCGCATGTGCAGCTGGATGAGCGACGACAAGCTCGACGCCCTGGTCGAAGAACTGAAGGCCGAGGCTGCCAAGGGGGGCAAGTAA
- a CDS encoding NADH-quinone oxidoreductase subunit D: MADIKNYTLNFGPQHPAAHGVLRLVLELDGEVIQRADPHIGLLHRATEKLAEQKTWIQSVPYMDRLDYVSMMVNEHAYVMAIERLLGLEVPVRAQYIRVMFDEITRLLNHLMWIGSHALDVGAMAVFLYAFREREDMFDMYEAVSGARMHAAYYRPGGVYRDLPDTMPQYRASKVHNERAIKAMNEARSGSLLDFIEDFTNRFPKYVDEYETLLTDNRIWKQRLVDIGVVSPERALQMGFTGPMLRGSGIAWDLRKKQPYEVYDKLDFDVPVGVGGDCYARYLVRVEEMRQSNRIIKQCVEWLRRNPGPVITENHKVAPPSRVDMKSNMEELIHHFKLFTEGIHVPEGEAYAAVEHPKGEFGIYAISDGANKPYRLKIRAPGFAHLAALDEMAKGHMIADAVTIIGTQDIVFGEIDR, from the coding sequence ATGGCAGATATCAAGAATTACACCCTGAACTTCGGCCCGCAGCACCCGGCCGCGCACGGCGTGCTGCGCCTGGTGCTGGAACTGGACGGCGAAGTCATCCAGCGCGCCGACCCGCATATCGGCCTGCTGCACCGTGCCACCGAGAAGCTGGCCGAGCAGAAGACCTGGATCCAGAGCGTGCCCTACATGGACCGCCTCGACTATGTGTCGATGATGGTCAACGAGCACGCCTACGTGATGGCGATCGAGCGGCTGCTGGGCCTCGAGGTGCCGGTGCGCGCGCAGTACATCCGTGTGATGTTCGACGAAATCACCCGCCTGCTGAACCACCTGATGTGGATCGGCTCGCACGCGCTCGACGTCGGCGCGATGGCGGTGTTCCTGTACGCGTTCCGCGAACGCGAGGACATGTTCGACATGTACGAGGCGGTGTCGGGCGCGCGCATGCACGCGGCCTACTACCGTCCGGGCGGCGTGTACCGCGACCTGCCTGACACGATGCCGCAATATCGCGCGTCCAAGGTACACAACGAGCGCGCCATCAAGGCCATGAACGAAGCCCGTTCGGGCTCGCTGCTCGATTTCATCGAGGACTTCACCAACCGGTTCCCGAAGTACGTCGACGAATACGAGACGCTGCTGACCGACAACCGGATCTGGAAGCAGCGCCTGGTGGACATCGGCGTGGTCAGCCCGGAACGCGCGCTGCAGATGGGCTTTACCGGCCCGATGCTGCGCGGCTCGGGGATTGCGTGGGACCTGCGCAAGAAGCAGCCGTACGAGGTCTACGACAAGCTGGACTTCGACGTGCCGGTGGGCGTGGGCGGCGACTGCTACGCGCGCTACCTGGTGCGCGTGGAAGAGATGCGCCAGTCCAACCGCATCATCAAGCAGTGCGTGGAATGGCTGCGCCGCAACCCGGGCCCGGTGATCACCGAGAACCACAAGGTGGCGCCGCCCTCGCGCGTGGACATGAAGTCCAACATGGAAGAACTGATCCACCACTTCAAGCTCTTCACCGAAGGCATCCACGTGCCCGAAGGCGAGGCCTACGCAGCGGTGGAACACCCCAAGGGCGAGTTCGGCATCTACGCGATCTCGGACGGCGCGAACAAGCCGTACCGCCTGAAGATCCGGGCCCCCGGTTTTGCCCACCTGGCCGCGCTGGACGAAATGGCCAAGGGACACATGATTGCTGACGCGGTAACGATCATCGGCACGCAAGACATCGTCTTCGGCGAGATCGACCGCTAA
- a CDS encoding NADH-quinone oxidoreductase subunit C, which produces MAKLDTLKAALEKALGKRVQKLVEATGELTLIVKADDYLEVAQILRDDPSLRFEQLIDLCGVDYSEYGDGAWDGLRFAAVSQLLSVTHNWRLRLRAFASDDDFPVLPSLINVWNSVNWFEREAFDFYGIVFDGHPDLRRILTDYGFVGHPFRKDFPVSGFVEMRYDPDQKRVIYQPVTIEPRELTPRVIREDKYGGVEY; this is translated from the coding sequence ATGGCGAAGCTCGATACCCTGAAAGCCGCGCTCGAGAAAGCTCTCGGCAAGCGCGTGCAGAAGCTGGTCGAGGCGACCGGCGAACTGACGCTGATCGTCAAGGCCGACGACTACCTGGAAGTGGCGCAGATCCTGCGCGACGATCCGTCGCTGCGCTTCGAGCAGCTGATCGACCTGTGCGGCGTGGACTATTCCGAGTATGGCGATGGCGCCTGGGACGGCCTGCGCTTTGCCGCGGTCTCGCAGCTGCTGTCGGTCACGCACAACTGGCGCCTGCGCCTGCGCGCGTTCGCCAGCGACGATGACTTCCCGGTGCTGCCGTCGCTGATTAACGTGTGGAATTCGGTCAACTGGTTCGAGCGCGAAGCCTTCGATTTCTACGGCATCGTGTTCGACGGCCATCCGGACCTGCGCCGCATCCTGACCGACTACGGTTTCGTCGGCCATCCGTTCCGCAAGGACTTCCCGGTTTCCGGCTTTGTCGAGATGCGCTACGACCCCGACCAGAAGCGGGTCATCTACCAGCCGGTCACGATCGAGCCGCGCGAACTCACGCCGCGCGTGATCCGCGAGGACAAGTACGGCGGCGTGGAGTACTGA
- a CDS encoding NADH-quinone oxidoreductase subunit B family protein, giving the protein MAIEGVLNEGFVTTTADKLINWTRTGSLWPMTFGLACCAVEMMHAGAARYDMDRFGVIFRPSPRQSDVMIVAGTLCNKMAPALRKVYDQMAEPRWVISMGSCANGGGYYHYSYSVVRGCDRIVPVDIYVPGCPPTAEALIYGVIQLQNKIKRTNTIARKG; this is encoded by the coding sequence ATGGCAATCGAAGGCGTTCTCAACGAAGGCTTTGTCACGACTACCGCTGACAAGCTGATCAACTGGACCCGCACCGGGTCGCTGTGGCCGATGACCTTCGGCCTGGCCTGCTGTGCCGTGGAAATGATGCATGCCGGCGCCGCGCGCTACGACATGGACCGCTTCGGCGTGATCTTCCGTCCGTCGCCGCGCCAGTCCGACGTGATGATCGTGGCCGGCACGCTGTGCAACAAGATGGCCCCCGCGCTGCGCAAGGTCTACGACCAGATGGCGGAACCGCGCTGGGTGATCTCGATGGGCTCGTGCGCCAACGGCGGCGGCTACTACCACTATTCGTATTCGGTGGTGCGCGGCTGCGATCGCATCGTGCCGGTGGACATCTACGTGCCGGGCTGCCCGCCGACGGCCGAGGCGCTGATCTACGGCGTGATCCAGCTGCAGAACAAGATCAAGCGTACCAACACCATCGCGCGCAAGGGCTGA
- a CDS encoding NADH-quinone oxidoreductase subunit A, which yields MNLEAYFPVLIFIIFGVVLGVALMSIGRILGPNKPDPAKLSPYECGFEAFEDARMKFDVRYYLIAILFILFDLETAFLFPWGVALKDIGWPGFIAMGVFLLEFIVGFVYIWKKGALDWE from the coding sequence TTGAATCTCGAAGCCTACTTCCCCGTTCTCATCTTCATCATCTTCGGTGTCGTGCTTGGCGTGGCACTGATGTCGATCGGTCGGATCCTCGGTCCGAACAAGCCCGATCCGGCGAAGCTGTCTCCCTACGAGTGCGGCTTCGAAGCGTTCGAGGACGCGCGCATGAAGTTCGACGTGCGCTACTACCTCATCGCCATCCTGTTTATCCTGTTCGATCTCGAAACCGCCTTCCTGTTTCCGTGGGGCGTTGCCCTGAAGGATATCGGCTGGCCGGGTTTCATCGCCATGGGCGTGTTTCTGCTGGAATTCATCGTGGGCTTCGTCTACATCTGGAAAAAGGGCGCGCTCGATTGGGAGTGA
- the secG gene encoding preprotein translocase subunit SecG — protein sequence MAIFKTLLVVLQVLSALGVIGLVLIQHGKGADVGAAFGSGASGSLFGATGSANFLSRTTAVLATLFFVCTLALTLLGNYKPAASLGVMGAAPASAPAVAGASAPAAAPAAAADASAPAAPAVPK from the coding sequence ATGGCAATCTTCAAGACTTTGTTGGTGGTGCTGCAGGTGTTGTCGGCGCTGGGCGTGATTGGCCTGGTGCTGATCCAGCATGGCAAGGGCGCCGACGTGGGCGCGGCCTTCGGCTCGGGCGCGTCGGGCAGCCTGTTCGGCGCGACCGGCTCGGCAAACTTCCTGTCGCGCACCACCGCCGTGCTGGCCACGCTGTTCTTTGTCTGCACGCTGGCGCTGACGCTGCTGGGCAACTACAAGCCCGCTGCCTCGCTGGGCGTGATGGGCGCGGCGCCGGCATCGGCGCCCGCCGTGGCCGGTGCCTCGGCGCCGGCCGCAGCACCGGCTGCCGCCGCGGACGCATCGGCGCCCGCAGCCCCCGCCGTACCGAAATAA
- the tpiA gene encoding triose-phosphate isomerase: MHGSLAANAALLEGIQAGAGVTGATLAVCAPFPYLAQCQALLNGSKVAWGAQDVSAEARGAFTGEVAASMLGEFGCSYVLVGHSERRTYHGETDQAVAAKALRALEFGIVPVVCVGETLAQREAGETEAVVGRQLQAVLEALTVEQLGRVVLAYEPVWAIGTGKTATSAQAQAVHAFLRGQVAARDAGVAERMAILYGGSVKPDNAAELFSMTDIDGGLIGGASLKSEDFLAIGNA, encoded by the coding sequence ATGCACGGCAGCCTGGCTGCCAACGCGGCTCTGCTGGAAGGCATCCAGGCTGGCGCCGGTGTGACCGGCGCGACGCTGGCGGTCTGCGCGCCGTTCCCCTATCTTGCACAATGCCAGGCGCTGCTGAATGGCTCCAAAGTGGCCTGGGGTGCACAAGACGTCTCGGCGGAAGCGCGCGGCGCCTTCACCGGCGAAGTGGCGGCGTCGATGCTGGGCGAGTTCGGCTGCAGCTATGTGCTGGTCGGCCACTCCGAGCGCCGCACCTACCATGGCGAGACCGACCAGGCCGTCGCGGCCAAGGCGCTGCGCGCGCTCGAGTTCGGTATCGTGCCGGTGGTTTGCGTGGGCGAGACTCTGGCCCAGCGCGAGGCGGGCGAGACCGAGGCCGTGGTCGGCAGGCAGCTGCAGGCCGTGCTCGAGGCGCTGACCGTCGAGCAACTGGGCCGCGTGGTGCTGGCGTATGAGCCGGTGTGGGCCATCGGTACCGGCAAGACCGCCACCAGCGCGCAGGCGCAGGCCGTGCATGCCTTCCTGCGCGGCCAGGTGGCGGCGCGCGATGCGGGCGTGGCCGAGCGCATGGCGATCTTGTACGGCGGCAGCGTCAAGCCCGACAATGCGGCCGAACTGTTTTCGATGACCGATATCGACGGGGGCCTGATCGGCGGCGCCTCGCTGAAGTCGGAAGATTTTCTCGCGATCGGCAACGCCTGA
- a CDS encoding NAD(P)H-quinone oxidoreductase, translating into MQAIEIREYGAPEVLQLTERPDPVPGAGEVLIRVAAAGVNRPDVFQRTGNYPVPPGASDLPGLEVAGVVVGGDLQHADNRFGLKVGDRVCALVQGGGYAQLCTAPLAQVLPAPQGLSDIEAAALPETFFTVWSNVFDRGYLGQGPRGKDETLLIQGGSSGIGTTAIQIAKALGFKVFVTAGTDEKCKACEDLGADRAINYKTQDFVAEVAALTGGKGVDVILDMVAGPYLARELKCVADDGRIVIIALLGGAKAEIPLGDILRRRITVTGSTLRPRPASFKGKIAAALHEQVWPLLAAGKIKPVIHQVFPAAQAAEAHRLMESSEHIGKIVLTW; encoded by the coding sequence ATGCAAGCCATCGAGATCCGCGAATACGGCGCCCCCGAAGTCCTCCAGCTGACCGAGCGTCCCGACCCGGTGCCGGGCGCGGGCGAAGTCCTGATCCGCGTGGCTGCCGCCGGCGTCAACCGTCCCGACGTGTTCCAGCGCACCGGCAACTACCCGGTGCCGCCGGGCGCATCGGACCTGCCCGGCCTGGAGGTGGCGGGCGTGGTAGTGGGTGGTGACCTCCAGCATGCCGACAACCGCTTCGGCCTCAAGGTGGGCGACCGCGTCTGCGCGCTGGTGCAGGGCGGCGGCTACGCGCAGCTGTGCACCGCGCCGCTGGCGCAGGTCCTGCCCGCGCCGCAAGGGCTGAGCGATATCGAGGCCGCGGCGCTGCCGGAGACGTTCTTCACCGTGTGGAGCAATGTGTTCGATCGCGGCTACCTGGGCCAGGGTCCGCGCGGCAAGGATGAAACCCTGCTGATCCAGGGCGGCTCGAGCGGCATCGGCACCACCGCGATCCAGATCGCCAAGGCGCTGGGCTTCAAGGTATTCGTCACCGCCGGTACCGACGAAAAGTGCAAGGCCTGCGAAGACCTCGGCGCCGACCGCGCCATCAACTACAAGACCCAGGACTTCGTCGCCGAAGTCGCTGCGCTGACCGGCGGCAAGGGTGTCGACGTGATTCTCGACATGGTCGCCGGCCCGTACCTGGCGCGCGAGCTCAAGTGCGTCGCCGACGATGGCCGTATCGTTATCATCGCGCTGCTGGGCGGCGCCAAGGCCGAGATTCCTCTGGGCGACATCCTGCGCCGGCGCATCACCGTGACCGGCTCGACGCTGCGTCCGCGCCCGGCATCGTTCAAGGGCAAGATCGCCGCGGCGCTGCACGAGCAGGTGTGGCCGCTGCTGGCGGCCGGCAAGATCAAGCCGGTGATCCACCAGGTGTTCCCGGCCGCGCAGGCGGCCGAAGCGCACCGGCTGATGGAGTCGAGCGAGCATATCGGCAAGATCGTGCTGACCTGGTAA
- the pnp gene encoding polyribonucleotide nucleotidyltransferase, translating to MSMFNKVVKEFQWGQHTVRMETGEIARQAGGAVLVDVEDTVVLATVVAAKSPKPGQDFFPLTVDYIEKTYAAGKIPGGFFKREGRPSENETLTSRLIDRPLRPLFPEGFYNDVQVVVHVVSLNPEVPADIPALIGASAALAVSGIPFNGPVGAARVGYKDGQYLLNPTRSQIATSDLDLVVAGTERAVLMVESEANQLSEDVMLGAVVYGHEQMQIAINAIHDLVREGGKPEWDWAPAAKNEPLIAKVTEVALPLLQEAYQLRQKSARSQKLKEVSANVAAALAEAGVEADKVEVGNIMFDLEAKIVRGQILNGEPRIDGRDTRTVRPIEIRSSVLPRAHGSALFTRGETQALVVATLGTKSDEQIIDALAGEYRDRFMLHYNMPPFATGETGRVGSPKRREIGHGRLAKRALIPVLPKDDEFAYTIRLVSEITESNGSSSMASVCGGCLALMDAGVPVKAHVAGVAMGLILEGNKFAVLTDILGDEDHLGDMDFKVAGTDSGITALQMDIKVQGITKEIMQVALAQAKEGRLHILANMQEAMGHARTELSAHAPRMITMKIHPDKIREVIGKGGSTIQALTKETGTTIDIQEDGTITIASTSTEGMAEAKRRIEGITAEAEVGKIYAGTVLKLLDFGAIVNILPGKDGLLHISEIVNERVKDIKDWLKEGQQVRVKLIQADEKGRLRLSLKAALAEEGGSISPINAGESAAPAAPAGASEQQ from the coding sequence ATGTCCATGTTCAACAAGGTCGTCAAGGAATTCCAGTGGGGCCAGCACACGGTCCGCATGGAGACCGGCGAAATCGCCCGCCAGGCCGGCGGTGCGGTGCTGGTCGATGTGGAAGACACCGTGGTGCTCGCGACCGTGGTCGCCGCCAAGAGCCCGAAGCCGGGCCAGGACTTCTTCCCGCTGACCGTCGACTACATCGAGAAGACCTACGCCGCCGGCAAGATCCCCGGCGGCTTCTTCAAGCGTGAAGGCCGTCCGTCGGAAAACGAGACCCTGACCTCGCGCCTGATCGACCGTCCGCTGCGTCCGCTGTTCCCGGAAGGCTTCTACAACGACGTGCAGGTGGTGGTGCACGTGGTCTCGCTGAACCCCGAAGTCCCGGCCGACATCCCCGCGCTGATCGGCGCCTCGGCCGCGCTGGCGGTGTCGGGCATCCCGTTCAACGGCCCGGTCGGCGCCGCGCGCGTGGGCTACAAGGATGGCCAGTACCTGCTGAACCCGACCCGCTCGCAGATCGCCACGTCCGACCTGGACCTGGTGGTGGCCGGCACCGAGCGCGCCGTGCTGATGGTGGAATCGGAAGCCAACCAGCTGTCCGAAGACGTGATGCTGGGCGCCGTGGTCTACGGCCACGAGCAGATGCAGATCGCCATCAACGCCATCCATGACCTGGTGCGCGAAGGCGGCAAGCCGGAGTGGGACTGGGCCCCGGCGGCCAAGAACGAGCCGCTGATCGCCAAGGTCACCGAAGTTGCGCTGCCGCTGCTGCAGGAGGCCTACCAGCTGCGCCAGAAGTCGGCGCGCAGCCAGAAGCTGAAGGAAGTGTCGGCCAACGTCGCCGCCGCGCTGGCCGAAGCCGGCGTCGAAGCCGACAAGGTCGAGGTCGGCAACATCATGTTCGACCTGGAAGCCAAGATCGTGCGCGGCCAGATCCTGAACGGCGAGCCGCGCATCGACGGCCGCGACACCCGCACCGTGCGCCCGATCGAGATCCGTTCGTCGGTGCTGCCGCGCGCGCACGGCTCGGCGCTGTTCACCCGCGGCGAGACCCAGGCGCTGGTGGTGGCCACGCTCGGCACCAAGAGCGACGAGCAGATCATCGACGCGCTGGCCGGCGAGTACCGCGACCGCTTCATGCTCCACTACAACATGCCCCCGTTTGCCACCGGTGAAACCGGCCGCGTGGGCAGCCCGAAGCGCCGCGAAATCGGCCACGGCCGCCTGGCCAAGCGCGCACTGATCCCGGTGCTGCCGAAGGACGATGAATTCGCCTACACCATCCGCCTGGTGTCGGAAATCACTGAATCCAACGGTTCGTCGTCGATGGCTTCGGTCTGCGGCGGCTGCCTGGCGCTGATGGACGCGGGCGTTCCGGTCAAGGCGCACGTGGCCGGCGTGGCCATGGGCCTGATCCTGGAAGGCAACAAGTTCGCCGTGCTGACCGACATCCTGGGCGATGAAGACCACCTGGGCGACATGGACTTCAAGGTGGCCGGCACCGACAGCGGCATCACCGCGCTGCAGATGGACATCAAGGTCCAGGGCATCACCAAGGAGATCATGCAGGTCGCGCTGGCGCAGGCCAAGGAAGGCCGCCTGCATATCCTGGCGAACATGCAGGAAGCGATGGGCCACGCCCGCACCGAGCTGTCGGCGCACGCGCCGCGCATGATCACCATGAAGATCCATCCGGACAAGATCCGCGAAGTGATCGGCAAGGGCGGCTCGACCATCCAGGCGCTGACCAAGGAAACCGGCACCACCATCGACATCCAGGAAGACGGCACCATCACCATCGCCTCGACCTCGACCGAGGGCATGGCCGAAGCCAAGCGCCGCATCGAGGGCATCACCGCGGAAGCCGAAGTGGGCAAGATCTACGCCGGCACCGTGCTGAAGCTGCTGGACTTCGGTGCCATCGTCAACATCCTGCCGGGCAAGGACGGCCTGCTGCACATCTCGGAAATCGTCAACGAGCGTGTCAAGGACATCAAGGACTGGCTGAAGGAAGGCCAGCAGGTCCGCGTCAAGCTGATCCAGGCCGACGAGAAGGGCCGCCTGCGCCTGTCGCTGAAGGCCGCGCTGGCCGAAGAGGGCGGCAGCATCAGCCCGATCAACGCCGGCGAGAGCGCCGCACCGGCAGCACCGGCCGGCGCTTCGGAACAGCAGTAA
- the rpsO gene encoding 30S ribosomal protein S15 — protein MAVADINKSEVIKQFARGANDTGSPEVQVALLTTRINELTPHFKANMKDHHSRRGLLRMVSRRRRLLDYLKSNDADRYRALIEKLGLRK, from the coding sequence ATGGCAGTCGCCGATATCAACAAGTCCGAAGTCATCAAGCAGTTCGCCCGTGGCGCCAACGACACCGGCAGCCCCGAAGTGCAAGTGGCCCTGCTGACCACCCGCATCAACGAACTGACCCCGCACTTCAAGGCCAACATGAAGGACCACCACAGCCGCCGCGGCCTGCTGCGCATGGTGAGCCGCCGTCGCCGCCTGCTGGACTACCTCAAGTCGAACGATGCCGACCGTTACCGCGCCCTGATCGAAAAGCTGGGTCTGCGCAAGTAA
- a CDS encoding branched-chain amino acid ABC transporter substrate-binding protein produces MTVAARWRGWLGGLLLAAAAGASAQEPIRLGMIDGLSGPFANAGEAVARNLRLAIERINARGGVKTAEGARPLELVTFDSKGNVDESLIQLRALTDKRIPFVLQGNSSAVAGALVSAINRHNARQPDARVLFLNYSAVDPSLTNENCSFWHFRFDASADMRMQALTEVIRQDQSVRRVYLIDQDYSFGHQVARSAREMLAARRPDIQIVGDEFHPIGKIKDFAPYIAKIKASGADAVITGNWGNDLTLMVKAAREGGLRAKFYTFYGNGLGAPAAMGDAGVGRVLAVAEWHPNVGGAASDAFYQEFRARYPEPKDDYVHLRMQMMVEMLARAITQAGSTDAVKVARALEHMRYVNDFHEATVRADDHQVLQPLYVSVMEHRGGAVRFDNEGSGYGFRTVRKLKAAQTTLPTTCRMERP; encoded by the coding sequence ATGACGGTTGCGGCGCGGTGGCGGGGATGGCTGGGCGGGTTGTTGCTGGCGGCAGCGGCGGGCGCATCGGCGCAGGAGCCGATCCGGCTGGGCATGATCGACGGCCTGTCCGGCCCGTTCGCCAATGCCGGCGAAGCGGTGGCGCGCAACCTGCGCCTGGCGATCGAGCGCATCAATGCGCGCGGCGGCGTCAAGACCGCGGAAGGTGCGCGCCCGCTCGAACTGGTCACCTTCGACAGCAAGGGCAATGTCGACGAAAGCCTGATCCAGCTGCGCGCGCTGACCGACAAGCGCATCCCCTTTGTCCTGCAGGGCAACAGCTCGGCGGTGGCGGGGGCGCTGGTGTCGGCGATCAACCGCCATAACGCGCGCCAGCCGGACGCGCGCGTGCTGTTCCTGAACTATTCCGCGGTCGATCCCAGCCTGACCAACGAGAACTGCAGCTTCTGGCATTTCCGCTTCGATGCCAGCGCCGACATGCGCATGCAGGCGCTGACCGAGGTGATCCGCCAGGACCAGTCCGTGCGCCGCGTCTACCTGATCGACCAGGACTACAGCTTCGGCCATCAGGTGGCACGCTCGGCGCGCGAGATGCTGGCGGCGCGCCGGCCCGATATCCAGATCGTCGGCGACGAATTCCATCCGATCGGCAAGATCAAGGACTTCGCGCCCTATATCGCCAAGATCAAGGCCAGCGGCGCGGACGCGGTCATCACCGGCAACTGGGGCAACGACCTGACGCTGATGGTCAAGGCCGCGCGCGAGGGCGGGCTGCGGGCCAAGTTCTACACCTTCTACGGCAATGGCCTGGGCGCGCCGGCGGCGATGGGCGATGCCGGCGTGGGGCGCGTGCTGGCGGTGGCCGAGTGGCATCCCAACGTGGGCGGGGCGGCGTCCGATGCGTTCTACCAGGAATTCCGCGCGCGCTATCCGGAGCCCAAGGACGACTACGTCCACCTGCGCATGCAGATGATGGTCGAGATGCTGGCGCGCGCGATCACGCAGGCCGGCTCCACCGATGCGGTGAAGGTGGCGCGCGCGCTGGAGCACATGCGCTACGTCAACGACTTCCACGAAGCCACGGTGCGGGCCGACGACCACCAGGTGCTGCAGCCGCTGTACGTGTCGGTGATGGAGCACCGGGGCGGCGCCGTGCGCTTCGACAACGAAGGCTCCGGCTACGGCTTCCGTACCGTGCGCAAGCTCAAGGCGGCGCAGACCACGCTGCCGACCACCTGCCGGATGGAACGTCCGTGA